The proteins below come from a single Xyrauchen texanus isolate HMW12.3.18 chromosome 1, RBS_HiC_50CHRs, whole genome shotgun sequence genomic window:
- the LOC127661378 gene encoding TNF receptor-associated factor 6-like, whose amino-acid sequence MFGVNTGRGSLTARPDRVKMACSDTEKPSFGDDACYDSKYSSCAVAMEKAGESFLSPTENPSTINVSSSILVDLQGYDEEFDPPLESKYECPICLMGLRSAVQTPCGHRFCNSCIKKSIRDTGQKCPVDNELLLEDQLFLDNFANREILSLTVRCPNIGCTDKMELRHLEKHLCKFARVPCLQCQESVRKSHLDEHKSQQCLRRIMTCPDCVRSFVYADKQIHELMCPFANTVCDYCEMVLIRDRLASHCDTDCLKAPVACTFSTFGCREKMLRNELAQHMQEFTQMHMRYMAEFLRSQTPNSCLTSSVAGHSSSDERGASSRAAEPCRCNQELINLQETVLELEGRLVRQDQQIRELCIHNDTQKTQLTDLRRKLSSLEEATRELEAQQYQGVYVWRLETFSAHLRNQEAGQPIVLHSPPFYTGRPGYKLCLRLHLQTPSAPRCSNYISLFVHTMQGEFDSQLSWPFQGMIRLAVLDQVEGQHHLEVMETKPDLQAFQRPTVQRNPKGFGYVTFLHLQALKQRGFVKEDVLLVRCEVTPRFDASLRREGVQPRGPEPSL is encoded by the exons ATGTTTGGAGTCAATACAGGAAGAGGTTCGTTGACAGCGAGGCCGGACCGAGTTAag ATGGCTTGCAGTGATACGGAGAAGCCCAGCTTTGGTGATGATGCCTGCTATGACAGCAAGTACTCCAGTTGTGCGGTGGCAATGGAGAAAGCGGGGGAATCGTTTCTCAGCCCGACCGAAAACCCCTCCACCATCAATGTTTCTTCTAGTATCCTAGTAGACTTGCAAGGCTATGATGAGGAGTTTGATCCTCCTCTAGAGAGCAAATATGAATGTCCTATCTGTCTGATGGGTCTCAGGTCAGCAGTGCAGACACCATGTGGACATCGATTCTGCAACTCGTGCATCAAGAAGTCCATCAG GGATACAGGGCAGAAATGTCCAGTTGACAATGAGTTGCTGCTAGAGGATCAGCTCTTTCTTGATAACTTTGCCAATCGAGAGATCCTGTCACTCACTGTCCGGTGCCCTAATATTGGTTGCACTGATAAAATGGAGTTGCGGCATTTGGAG AAACACTTGTGTAAGTTTGCCAGAGTGCCTTGCCTTCAGTGTCAGGAATCCGTTCGTAAGAGCCATCTGGATGAACACAAGAGCCAGCAGTGCTTACGGCGAATCATGACCTGCCCTGACTGTGTACGGAGCTTTGTATATGCTGACAAACAG ATTCATGAGCTGATGTGTCCTTTCGCCAATACAGTGTGTGACTATTGTGAAATGGTGCTTATTCGGGATCGG TTGGCGTCGCACTGTGACACAGATTGTCTCAAAGCTCCTGTAGCCTGTACTTTCAGCACTTTTGGTTGTCGTGAAAAG ATGCTGAGAAATGAACTGGCACAGCACATGCAGGAATTTACACAGATGCATATGCGTTACATGGCTGAGTTTCTGCGCAGCCAGACTCCGAATAGCTGTCTTACATCATCAGTTGCCGGCCACTCCTCGTCAGATGAACGTGGTGCCTCGTCCAGGGCAGCAGAACCTTGCCGGTGCAACCAGGAGCTGATTAACCTGCAGGAGACAGTTTTGGAGCTGGAAGGCAGGCTGGTGCGTCAAGACCAACAGATCCGCGAACTGTGTATTCACAATGACACGCAGAAAACCCAGCTCACAGACCTACGTCGTAAGCTGAGTTCATTGGAGGAGGCCACCCGAGAGCTGGAAGCCCAGCAGTACCAAGGTGTTTACGTGTGGCGGTTGGAGACCTTTTCGGCCCACCTGCGCAACCAGGAGGCCGGTCAACCCATAGTCCTCCACAGCCCACCTTTCTACACGGGCCGGCCAGGGTACAAACTCTGCCTTCGGCTACACCTGCAAACCCCCAGCGCCCCCCGCTGCTCCAACTACATCTCCCTTTTTGTGCACACTATGCAGGGTGAGTTTGACAGCCAGCTCTCCTGGCCCTTCCAGGGCATGATCCGGCTGGCAGTGTTGGACCAGGTCGAGGGGCAGCACCACTTGGAAGTGATGGAGACCAAGCCGGACCTGCAGGCCTTCCAAAGGCCCACCGTGCAGCGCAACCCCAAGGGTTTTGGCTATGTCACTTTCCTGCACCTACAGGCATTGAAGCagcgtgggtttgtgaaagagGACGTGCTGTTAGTGCGCTGTGAGGTTACACCACGCTTCGATGCCAGCCTCAGGAGAGAGGGAGTGCAACCTCGGGGCCCAGAACCCTCACTTTGA